One stretch of Schlesneria sp. DSM 10557 DNA includes these proteins:
- a CDS encoding endonuclease/exonuclease/phosphatase family protein produces the protein MSCFVALVGLILWDGMDRRAADATAPLPHSPAPAGSDQAPATLTIASFNIHGGKGTDGVRSVSRIADLLGGVDYAGLYEVRGAGSRNEPNQAASVAELNRSGWLFAATERRWWSDHFGNGLLYRIPIRSALRIPLVNTRGKAYRNAILATVPLQQGDVRVLSVHIDREKDRVHQLQAMIDLFLGLQPPCILMGDLNTIAGDPLLTSLLERPGVHSPLHESLPERLSSQNIDWIFTRGLETVNVSLVQNTASDHPVVKAEFRLEGTKNQPD, from the coding sequence TTGAGCTGCTTCGTCGCGCTGGTGGGATTGATCCTCTGGGACGGCATGGACCGACGTGCGGCCGATGCAACAGCTCCCCTGCCGCACAGCCCCGCCCCGGCTGGGTCTGATCAGGCCCCCGCCACTTTGACGATTGCCAGCTTCAACATCCATGGTGGCAAAGGGACTGACGGTGTGCGTAGCGTGTCTCGCATTGCGGATCTCCTGGGAGGAGTCGACTATGCGGGGTTATATGAAGTTCGTGGAGCGGGGAGCCGCAACGAACCTAATCAGGCCGCCTCGGTGGCAGAACTGAATCGCAGTGGCTGGTTGTTTGCTGCGACAGAGCGGCGGTGGTGGTCTGATCATTTTGGGAATGGTCTCCTCTATCGTATTCCCATTCGCTCTGCCCTGCGAATTCCGCTCGTGAACACGCGGGGGAAAGCCTATCGAAATGCGATTCTGGCGACGGTCCCGCTTCAGCAGGGGGATGTCCGGGTTCTGTCCGTGCACATTGATCGAGAAAAGGACCGGGTACACCAGCTCCAGGCGATGATCGACCTGTTTCTTGGCCTGCAACCCCCCTGCATCCTGATGGGGGATCTCAACACAATCGCCGGAGACCCGCTCCTCACGAGTCTGCTGGAACGCCCAGGGGTTCACAGTCCGCTGCATGAGTCCTTGCCAGAGCGATTGTCCTCGCAGAATATCGACTGGATCTTCACGAGGGGCCTCGAAACGGTGAACGTCAGCCTTGTGCAGAACACGGCATCGGATCACCCCGTCGTGAAAGCCGAGTTCCGACTCGAAGGAACGAAGAATCAACCTGACTGA
- a CDS encoding GDSL-type esterase/lipase family protein: protein MSQIVSLRWLVMFLVVALSHFSFQSDALYGGEWEGYEKRDIQVDGRNGFLILPRQAAPGKPWIWRTEFFGHEPQADLALLQHGFHVAYVDVQNLYGAPVALDAMDAFYSHVTKEFGLAPKTVLEGFSRGGLFALNWGARHPDRVACIYNDAPVCDFKSWPGGKGKSPGSTADWERLKQVYQFADEAAALAYKLNPVDNLKPLADARIPLLHVCGETDDVVPIEENSLLLAERYRKLGGSITLISKPHCNHHPHSLKDPTHIVNFVLTHTGIRDQVQPAATPYGYDYFELRGGLKNSQAKFLKEKQGRVAFLGGSITAAPGWRDKVCEDLKQRYPDTQFEFINAGIPSLGSTPGAFRYSRDVLAKGPVDLLFEEAAVNDDTNGFSAIEQIRGMEGIVRQAKLANPHIDIVLLHFVDPGKIDQIHQGQTPEVIASHEKVAAHYALPSINLAREVTERIHAGEFTWEKDFRDLHPAPFGHELYASSIRRLLNAAWKDTPTADVPPATELPAPLDPFSYFRGRLVSPADAVASQALTLEKGWKVIPKWEPGDRAGTRPGFVNVPALVAEEPGSTFKFKFRGTGAGVFVASGPDTGAVEFRVDGGDWKTQELFTQWSPQLHLPWAKMLAAELDSGDHVLELKVAPGSNPASRGSAVRIIHLLVN, encoded by the coding sequence ATGTCTCAGATCGTGTCACTTCGTTGGCTGGTGATGTTTCTGGTCGTCGCCTTGTCTCACTTCTCGTTTCAGAGTGATGCCCTCTACGGCGGTGAGTGGGAAGGATATGAGAAGCGTGATATTCAGGTTGACGGACGCAACGGATTTCTGATCCTGCCCCGGCAGGCCGCGCCAGGCAAACCCTGGATCTGGAGAACGGAATTCTTCGGACACGAGCCACAGGCGGACCTCGCCCTGTTGCAGCATGGCTTTCATGTGGCCTACGTTGATGTGCAGAACCTGTACGGCGCACCCGTCGCCCTGGATGCGATGGACGCTTTCTACAGTCACGTCACGAAAGAATTTGGTCTGGCTCCGAAGACTGTGCTGGAAGGCTTCAGTCGCGGTGGGCTGTTCGCGCTGAACTGGGGGGCTCGGCATCCGGATCGGGTGGCGTGCATCTACAATGACGCCCCGGTGTGTGACTTCAAAAGCTGGCCCGGAGGCAAAGGCAAAAGTCCAGGCTCAACCGCTGACTGGGAGCGTTTGAAACAGGTCTATCAGTTCGCTGATGAAGCTGCTGCGCTGGCATACAAACTGAACCCGGTCGATAACTTGAAACCCCTCGCAGACGCGCGCATTCCTCTGCTGCATGTGTGTGGCGAGACCGATGATGTTGTGCCGATCGAAGAAAATTCTCTGCTGCTGGCCGAGCGATACCGCAAGCTCGGTGGTTCCATCACGCTCATCTCCAAGCCGCATTGCAACCACCACCCGCACAGTCTGAAAGACCCCACGCACATCGTGAATTTCGTGTTGACGCACACAGGAATTCGCGATCAGGTTCAGCCGGCGGCCACACCATACGGCTACGATTACTTTGAACTACGGGGCGGCTTAAAGAACAGTCAGGCGAAGTTCCTTAAGGAGAAGCAGGGACGAGTCGCCTTTCTGGGGGGATCGATCACCGCGGCACCGGGCTGGCGGGACAAGGTTTGCGAGGACCTGAAGCAGCGATACCCCGACACGCAGTTCGAGTTCATTAATGCGGGTATTCCGTCGCTCGGTTCGACCCCCGGAGCGTTTCGTTACAGCCGGGATGTTCTTGCAAAAGGTCCCGTGGACCTGCTGTTCGAAGAAGCTGCCGTGAACGATGACACGAACGGCTTCTCTGCCATTGAGCAGATTCGGGGGATGGAAGGAATCGTGCGCCAGGCCAAACTTGCTAACCCTCACATCGACATCGTGCTGCTGCACTTCGTTGATCCCGGCAAGATCGATCAAATTCACCAGGGCCAGACTCCGGAAGTGATTGCCAGCCACGAGAAGGTGGCGGCGCACTATGCCCTTCCCTCAATCAATCTGGCCCGCGAAGTCACGGAACGGATTCATGCAGGCGAATTCACCTGGGAGAAAGACTTCCGTGATCTGCACCCGGCCCCGTTTGGACACGAACTCTACGCCAGTTCCATTCGGCGCCTCCTGAATGCGGCATGGAAAGACACCCCCACGGCCGACGTTCCCCCTGCGACAGAGTTACCTGCGCCACTGGACCCCTTCAGCTACTTTCGTGGCCGGCTGGTGAGTCCCGCGGACGCGGTGGCTTCCCAGGCCCTGACGCTGGAGAAAGGATGGAAGGTTATTCCCAAGTGGGAACCTGGGGATCGTGCCGGGACCAGACCCGGCTTTGTCAACGTTCCTGCCTTGGTGGCGGAAGAGCCGGGGTCGACATTCAAGTTCAAGTTCCGGGGAACCGGCGCGGGTGTTTTCGTTGCGTCAGGACCCGATACCGGAGCCGTCGAGTTTCGAGTCGATGGGGGGGACTGGAAGACGCAGGAACTCTTCACGCAGTGGAGTCCGCAACTGCATCTTCCGTGGGCAAAAATGCTCGCTGCGGAACTGGACTCGGGCGATCATGTGCTCGAACTGAAGGTAGCACCCGGTTCCAACCCGGCGAGCAGAGGGAGCGCCGTGCGTATCATCCACCTGCTGGTGAATTAA
- a CDS encoding phosphatidate cytidylyltransferase: MLIWRLLVSAILIPLFAGVFYLDSRLGASAPILLALFIFLAIFGAREMVDLLWTRSFTPNRLIVSACCVLVTAAAWWGRFGHMPIKIPSDDNTLSQVMLAYAMTILVLFLLATYRYREPGASMETLSAELMIVSYIGVLLGVVAQLRWVAGSAAGYLVLGSLIIVTKGGDVGAYTLGRLFGRRKLVPHLSPGKTWAGAVGALIGSALGAVLWLSFATPLFTPTGSATWQAPAWWSSAVYGLILGTTGLVGDLCESLIKRDVGKKDSSSLLPGFGGLLDLMDSVLYAGPVAYVLWKALPLATWLSIDPT, encoded by the coding sequence ATGCTCATCTGGCGTCTTCTCGTATCCGCAATACTGATTCCTCTCTTCGCAGGAGTTTTCTATCTCGACTCGCGACTGGGAGCGTCCGCACCGATCCTTTTAGCCTTGTTCATCTTCCTCGCCATCTTCGGTGCGCGCGAGATGGTCGATCTGCTCTGGACACGCTCATTCACGCCGAATCGACTTATCGTCTCTGCCTGCTGCGTCCTCGTTACGGCGGCCGCATGGTGGGGACGATTCGGTCATATGCCGATCAAGATCCCTTCGGACGACAATACCCTTTCACAAGTCATGCTGGCCTACGCCATGACGATCCTGGTGCTGTTCCTTCTGGCGACGTACCGCTATCGCGAACCAGGTGCCAGCATGGAGACACTCAGTGCCGAACTGATGATCGTCAGTTACATCGGCGTGCTGCTGGGCGTGGTCGCACAACTTCGCTGGGTGGCGGGTAGTGCTGCCGGATATCTGGTGCTTGGGTCATTGATCATTGTGACGAAAGGGGGCGACGTCGGCGCCTATACCCTGGGACGCCTTTTTGGTCGGCGTAAACTCGTTCCGCATTTGTCCCCGGGCAAGACCTGGGCCGGTGCCGTCGGTGCGCTGATTGGTTCGGCGCTGGGTGCCGTCCTGTGGCTCTCGTTTGCCACGCCGTTGTTCACCCCCACGGGGAGCGCCACCTGGCAGGCACCTGCATGGTGGTCATCTGCCGTCTACGGCCTGATCCTGGGAACGACCGGCCTGGTCGGTGACCTCTGCGAATCGCTGATCAAACGCGATGTCGGCAAGAAGGATTCCTCCAGCCTGCTGCCGGGCTTTGGCGGACTGCTCGACCTGATGGACAGCGTCCTTTATGCCGGCCCCGTAGCATACGTCCTCTGGAAAGCACTTCCGCTCGCGACATGGCTGTCGATCGATCCGACCTGA
- a CDS encoding isoprenyl transferase: MTVDRLPRHIAVIMDGNGRWAQSRGLPRIEGHRRGVATVRTVIESCSRLNLQQLTLYCFSSENWKRPQLEQKLLMQLLEQYLIEERAEIERQNLRFAVIGRRSALSDSVNREIDRTYECARDNTGMRLCLAINYGSRGEIADAVQRIARRVAAGEIDPASIDEATVEAHLDTAGMPDPDLVIRTAGEMRISNYLLWQISYAELWVTEKCWPDFGQEELFAALREFAQRHRRFGGLSN; this comes from the coding sequence TTGACCGTTGATCGACTGCCCAGGCACATCGCAGTTATCATGGACGGTAACGGTCGATGGGCTCAGTCACGAGGACTGCCGCGAATCGAAGGACATCGACGCGGAGTGGCCACTGTTCGAACCGTGATTGAAAGTTGCTCACGGTTGAACCTTCAGCAGTTGACGCTCTACTGCTTCAGCAGTGAAAACTGGAAGCGCCCTCAGCTTGAACAAAAGCTTCTGATGCAGCTTCTCGAACAGTATCTGATCGAAGAGCGTGCTGAGATCGAACGACAGAACCTTCGCTTTGCTGTCATCGGACGCCGTAGCGCACTGAGTGACAGCGTCAATCGAGAAATCGACCGCACCTACGAATGTGCGCGTGATAACACCGGCATGCGACTGTGTCTGGCCATCAACTATGGCAGCCGCGGCGAGATCGCCGATGCCGTTCAACGGATTGCCAGGCGAGTCGCAGCAGGCGAGATCGATCCGGCCTCGATTGATGAAGCCACAGTGGAAGCACACCTGGATACGGCGGGGATGCCTGATCCCGATCTGGTGATCCGCACAGCAGGCGAGATGCGGATCAGTAATTATCTGCTCTGGCAGATCAGTTACGCAGAGTTATGGGTCACCGAAAAATGCTGGCCCGACTTTGGACAGGAAGAACTGTTTGCAGCACTGCGTGAGTTCGCGCAGCGGCACCGGAGGTTTGGAGGCTTGTCAAACTGA
- a CDS encoding carbon storage regulator, which translates to MRCYMRAENEGLTVGSVTINVLEVRHDSVLLGIHDPHATPSYREEVLYVQSEDDDVLVEVAHEEFEAIEFQPVNSYAAPL; encoded by the coding sequence ATGCGTTGCTATATGCGAGCTGAGAACGAAGGTTTGACTGTCGGTTCGGTTACTATCAACGTGCTGGAAGTTCGGCACGATTCGGTCCTCCTGGGCATTCACGATCCTCATGCGACTCCCAGTTACCGCGAAGAAGTTCTTTACGTCCAATCTGAAGACGATGATGTTCTGGTGGAAGTCGCTCACGAAGAATTCGAAGCCATCGAGTTTCAACCGGTCAATTCTTACGCCGCGCCTCTGTAA
- a CDS encoding D-2-hydroxyacid dehydrogenase, whose translation MKLVIYPAVDVDRLSRICEAALPMDVINAGTLEIALNEMENADAFFGKLTPELLQRAATLRWVQSPTASLEHFVFPELISHPCVLSNMRGLFSDVVADHVLGFILCFARNLHIYVRQQQQGLWSPVGDQSYVANFVNAPGTVLPMDRAHQHLSDRTLGVIGVGSIGQEVLRRGAAFGMSLVGVDARTKTLPGVLDDVWPVERLPDLLQVADYVVVAAPLTPVTRGLIRRPQLRMMKKSAVLINVGRGPIVDLDDLIQSLQAHEIGGAALDVTDPEPLPADHPLWTMSNVIITPHVAAASPKIAERHLETLLENIRLFVQGKPPATQVDKAAWY comes from the coding sequence TTGAAGCTGGTCATCTATCCCGCTGTCGATGTGGACCGGTTGTCTCGTATTTGCGAAGCCGCGTTACCGATGGATGTCATCAACGCGGGGACGCTCGAAATTGCGCTGAACGAAATGGAGAATGCTGACGCGTTCTTCGGTAAACTGACACCCGAGCTTCTACAGCGGGCCGCGACACTTCGATGGGTACAATCGCCGACCGCCAGTCTCGAGCACTTTGTCTTTCCCGAACTGATCAGCCATCCTTGTGTGCTGAGTAACATGCGGGGACTGTTCTCCGACGTTGTCGCCGATCATGTGCTGGGATTCATCCTCTGCTTTGCCCGAAACCTGCACATCTACGTTCGTCAGCAGCAACAGGGGCTCTGGTCACCTGTGGGGGATCAGTCCTACGTTGCCAACTTCGTAAATGCGCCGGGCACCGTCCTGCCCATGGATCGTGCGCATCAGCATCTTTCTGACCGCACCCTGGGGGTGATCGGTGTGGGAAGTATTGGCCAGGAAGTTCTCCGACGGGGTGCCGCATTCGGCATGTCGCTGGTGGGTGTGGATGCCCGAACGAAAACCCTTCCCGGAGTGCTGGACGATGTCTGGCCCGTGGAACGACTGCCTGATCTACTGCAGGTCGCCGACTATGTTGTCGTCGCTGCACCATTGACTCCCGTGACGAGGGGGCTGATTCGGCGACCTCAGTTGCGCATGATGAAGAAATCTGCGGTCCTCATTAACGTCGGACGTGGACCGATTGTCGATCTGGATGATCTGATTCAATCGCTCCAGGCACACGAGATCGGAGGAGCGGCACTTGATGTCACTGACCCGGAACCGCTACCTGCCGACCACCCGCTCTGGACGATGAGCAATGTGATCATCACACCGCACGTGGCAGCCGCGTCCCCGAAGATTGCGGAACGTCATCTGGAGACGTTGCTCGAGAACATCAGGTTGTTTGTCCAAGGGAAGCCCCCGGCCACGCAGGTCGATAAAGCGGCCTGGTATTGA
- a CDS encoding metallophosphoesterase family protein gives MRGRTIAIGDIHGCARALQRLLEQIDLQPDDTLITLGDYVNRGPDSNGVLDCLLTTRKRCHLIPILGNHDEMLLEAVLKGTSIDRFLSKGGDATLRSYGVPLSFDQIPVRHIEFLQGCRSSFETETHFFLHANYRPDLPLNQQDDETIRWRSLRDSIPGPHFSGKIAVLGHTPQPEVLDEGHLLCLDTGCCRGGWLTAMDVTTRQVWQTSQSGEVRH, from the coding sequence ATGCGGGGCAGAACCATCGCCATCGGAGACATCCACGGCTGCGCACGCGCACTGCAACGTCTGCTCGAACAGATTGATCTGCAACCGGATGACACGCTGATCACCCTGGGCGACTACGTGAACCGCGGCCCGGATTCCAACGGAGTCCTCGATTGTCTGCTGACGACAAGGAAGCGCTGCCACCTGATCCCCATCCTGGGGAATCACGACGAAATGTTGCTCGAAGCAGTTCTGAAAGGGACCAGCATCGATCGCTTTCTCAGCAAAGGAGGTGACGCCACATTACGGTCGTACGGCGTCCCTCTTTCGTTTGATCAGATTCCTGTCCGACACATTGAATTTCTGCAGGGATGCCGATCGTCTTTTGAAACGGAGACGCACTTCTTCCTGCACGCGAACTACCGACCTGACCTTCCGCTGAATCAACAGGATGACGAAACCATTCGCTGGAGATCACTGCGTGACTCGATTCCCGGTCCCCACTTCTCGGGCAAGATCGCCGTCCTGGGACACACGCCTCAACCCGAAGTGCTCGATGAAGGGCACCTTCTGTGTCTTGATACAGGCTGCTGCCGTGGTGGGTGGCTGACGGCGATGGACGTAACAACACGTCAGGTCTGGCAAACCTCGCAAAGCGGTGAAGTCCGTCATTAA
- a CDS encoding nitroreductase family protein, whose product MNPQKQARVDHPVHDFISQRWSPYGFADRPVSPADLRSIFEAARWAASSYNAQPWSYIVATRKEPEAFSRLLQCLVESNQTWASSAPVLAIGCANLFFPHNGQPNKAALHDLGLASANLTCEATARGLSVHQMGGILPDKVRDLYGVPDGVQPLTGIAIGYAADPEALSAAFRERDLKPRERRPLSEFVFGDHWGTKSTVVK is encoded by the coding sequence ATGAATCCTCAGAAGCAGGCTCGCGTGGACCACCCCGTCCACGACTTTATCTCGCAACGTTGGAGCCCCTATGGATTCGCTGATCGGCCCGTCTCTCCTGCGGATCTACGCTCGATCTTTGAAGCGGCCCGCTGGGCTGCCTCGTCGTACAATGCACAGCCCTGGTCGTATATCGTCGCGACTCGAAAAGAGCCGGAAGCGTTCAGTCGTCTGCTGCAGTGCCTGGTCGAAAGCAACCAGACATGGGCCAGTTCCGCTCCGGTCCTTGCCATCGGCTGTGCGAACCTCTTCTTCCCCCACAACGGACAGCCGAATAAGGCGGCTCTGCACGATCTGGGGTTGGCCAGCGCGAACCTGACCTGCGAAGCCACAGCCCGAGGACTGTCAGTGCACCAGATGGGAGGCATCCTGCCAGACAAGGTCCGAGATTTGTACGGCGTCCCCGACGGTGTTCAGCCACTGACCGGAATTGCCATCGGTTATGCCGCGGACCCCGAAGCGCTGTCGGCCGCGTTTCGAGAACGAGACCTGAAACCCCGCGAGCGACGCCCGCTCAGCGAGTTCGTCTTTGGCGATCATTGGGGCACGAAATCCACAGTGGTGAAATAG
- a CDS encoding M16 family metallopeptidase, translating into MTGNKIEQTTLSNGLTVLVETMPAVQSAAFSLLIPAGSAYDPPGQNGIANALADWITRGAGDRSSRELLSALDRLGIQAHESATLNHLAIGSTCLAGNLPTALSIYADVVKHPHFDEEDFDAVMAGVEQSLLAIEDDPRQKVMFELVRRCFPSPWGQSSEGTLADLERITPESVRMQYRRCVRPQGAILGIAGNVTLEQVLPVLETDYAEWSGANEITLTTGERGAYREHIPHESTQTHIGVAYPAIAYGADDYYQGWAAVNVLSGGMSSRLFTEVREKRGLCYSVYASLNALKDQGQVLCYAGTTTERAQETLDVLVKELKRLGDGIEEAELNRCKARAKSSLIIAQESTSGRAGSLARNWFYLGRVVTLDEVRRKIEALTTKSVLDYVHAHPADDLTLLTIGQEPLEG; encoded by the coding sequence ATGACCGGTAACAAAATTGAACAAACGACCCTCAGCAATGGGCTGACGGTCCTCGTCGAGACCATGCCCGCGGTTCAGTCCGCGGCCTTCTCGCTGCTGATCCCCGCAGGGAGTGCTTACGATCCCCCCGGACAGAATGGCATTGCGAATGCGCTGGCCGACTGGATCACTCGGGGTGCCGGGGATCGTTCCAGCCGTGAACTGCTTTCGGCATTGGATCGACTGGGGATCCAGGCACACGAATCCGCGACGCTGAACCACCTGGCAATCGGCAGCACCTGTCTGGCAGGAAACCTCCCCACCGCCCTCAGCATTTACGCCGACGTGGTGAAGCATCCTCACTTCGACGAGGAAGACTTCGATGCGGTCATGGCAGGGGTCGAACAATCCTTGCTCGCGATTGAAGACGATCCGCGACAGAAGGTGATGTTCGAACTCGTTCGCCGCTGCTTTCCCTCACCGTGGGGGCAGTCGTCGGAAGGGACCTTGGCGGACCTGGAGCGGATCACGCCCGAATCGGTTCGCATGCAGTATCGCCGCTGTGTCCGTCCACAAGGAGCGATCCTCGGGATCGCCGGAAACGTGACACTGGAGCAGGTCTTACCAGTTCTGGAAACGGACTATGCCGAATGGTCGGGTGCCAATGAAATCACGCTCACCACGGGAGAACGGGGTGCTTATCGCGAGCATATTCCCCATGAATCGACTCAGACGCATATTGGTGTGGCCTATCCCGCGATTGCCTATGGTGCTGATGATTACTACCAGGGCTGGGCAGCGGTGAATGTGCTGAGTGGTGGCATGAGCAGTCGTCTGTTTACCGAAGTTCGCGAGAAGCGGGGTCTGTGCTATTCGGTCTACGCCTCGCTGAACGCTCTGAAGGATCAGGGGCAGGTCCTGTGCTACGCCGGAACGACCACAGAGCGGGCTCAGGAAACCCTCGACGTGCTGGTCAAGGAATTGAAACGTCTCGGTGATGGGATCGAAGAGGCGGAACTGAACCGCTGCAAAGCACGCGCAAAAAGTTCGCTCATCATCGCTCAGGAATCGACATCGGGACGGGCCGGATCACTGGCCCGGAACTGGTTCTACCTCGGTCGCGTTGTCACGCTGGACGAAGTCCGCAGAAAGATCGAGGCCCTGACCACCAAAAGCGTCCTCGACTACGTCCACGCGCATCCCGCAGACGACCTGACTCTGCTAACGATCGGGCAGGAACCTTTGGAGGGCTGA
- a CDS encoding alpha/beta hydrolase family protein yields MRVPFLLLTISLFPLLSAAQESPATFPGTEPLKAEQPLDVLMVEGIDQFSLKELDKARQQRESLWKRDYSSAQAYQSSLEPYRQKLRTYIGAVDQRVQGIQFERPLKFTGLKAAETKPAHAYYEPQFQRWPVLPGMTAEGLILVPQGAESPRGIVIAIPDSRWSPDVFAGATEQGTPSSKLPQVLAENGFLVVIPTLIDRTDEFAGNPLIAMTNQTNREWVYRSAFEVGRHVIGYEVQKVLAAIDALDGLNQSTKWNLPISLVGIGDGGQIALYSAAIDARPASVLVSGYFQPREGVWQEPIDRNVWRQLVEFGDAEIAGMIAPRPLIIEACAIPETDGPLPVQAGRRGGAAPGQIKTADLAQVRIEFDRAKAIYEKLKPGNHIVLVESGSDGRGPAASNAAIMALAQKSDWRDFKPEARGKSVPLTEAVNWRSVQGRQVGEAIDFTQKLLRNSFKVRDQLFAKADRSSVEKWESTAEPLRDHVYNELIGKLPEPSIPLNPRTRKVLETDDYTGYEVVLDTYPDVIAAGILLYPKGIKADEKRPVVVCQHGLEGVPMDTISGPGTEGYPYYKGFAAELARRGFIAYSPQNPYRGKDRFRTLQRKSNPLGRSLFSYIIPQHQVTLKWLASLPAVDPNRLAFYGLSYGGKTAVRVPPMLTSKEGRPGYCLSICSADFNEWVTKNASVDLPFSYVFTHEYEIFEWNMAHVANYAELSMLMTPRPFMVERGHDDGVGLDEWVSFEYAKVRRHYSKLGIPEQTEIEFFNGPHTINGKGTYDFLHRHLNWPKK; encoded by the coding sequence ATGCGTGTCCCGTTCCTCCTGCTGACGATTAGCCTTTTTCCCCTGCTGAGTGCGGCGCAGGAAAGTCCCGCCACTTTCCCGGGCACTGAGCCACTCAAGGCGGAACAGCCGCTGGACGTCCTGATGGTCGAAGGGATCGATCAATTCAGCCTCAAAGAACTCGACAAAGCCCGGCAGCAGCGTGAATCCCTCTGGAAGAGAGACTACAGCAGCGCACAAGCCTATCAGAGCAGTCTGGAGCCTTATCGTCAAAAACTTCGGACGTACATTGGGGCCGTTGATCAACGGGTTCAGGGCATTCAGTTCGAGCGCCCCCTCAAGTTCACGGGCCTCAAGGCAGCCGAGACGAAACCCGCCCATGCCTACTATGAGCCCCAATTCCAGCGCTGGCCCGTTTTGCCCGGGATGACGGCCGAAGGACTGATTCTCGTCCCGCAAGGAGCTGAAAGTCCACGCGGTATCGTGATTGCCATTCCCGATTCCCGCTGGTCTCCTGATGTATTCGCCGGGGCGACGGAGCAGGGGACCCCGTCGTCGAAGCTCCCGCAGGTGCTGGCCGAAAACGGCTTCCTGGTCGTGATTCCGACGCTGATCGATCGCACCGACGAATTCGCTGGCAACCCTTTAATCGCGATGACCAATCAGACGAACCGGGAATGGGTCTATCGATCGGCGTTCGAAGTCGGACGACATGTGATCGGGTACGAAGTTCAAAAGGTCCTTGCCGCGATTGATGCCCTCGACGGCCTGAATCAGTCGACCAAGTGGAACTTGCCGATCTCCCTCGTCGGTATTGGCGACGGAGGCCAGATCGCGCTGTATTCGGCTGCGATTGATGCTCGACCTGCTTCAGTTCTCGTCAGTGGTTACTTCCAGCCGCGCGAAGGGGTTTGGCAGGAACCGATTGATCGAAACGTCTGGCGACAACTGGTTGAGTTCGGCGATGCAGAAATCGCCGGGATGATCGCTCCGCGGCCACTGATCATCGAAGCGTGTGCGATCCCCGAAACAGACGGACCACTACCCGTCCAGGCGGGACGACGGGGTGGCGCCGCCCCCGGTCAGATCAAGACGGCGGACTTGGCCCAGGTCCGAATCGAGTTCGACCGAGCCAAAGCCATCTACGAAAAGCTGAAACCTGGCAACCACATCGTGCTGGTGGAAAGCGGAAGTGATGGGAGGGGTCCTGCGGCTTCCAATGCAGCGATCATGGCGCTGGCTCAAAAGTCGGATTGGCGCGACTTCAAACCAGAAGCCCGCGGCAAATCGGTGCCGCTCACGGAAGCTGTGAATTGGCGTTCGGTTCAGGGACGACAGGTCGGAGAGGCGATCGACTTCACGCAGAAGCTGCTTCGAAATTCTTTCAAGGTCCGTGACCAGCTTTTCGCCAAAGCCGATCGATCGTCCGTCGAGAAATGGGAATCGACTGCCGAACCATTGCGAGACCATGTCTACAACGAATTGATCGGGAAATTGCCCGAACCTTCGATCCCGCTCAATCCCCGGACTCGAAAAGTCCTGGAGACGGATGATTACACCGGCTACGAAGTTGTGCTCGACACCTACCCCGACGTCATCGCAGCCGGAATCCTGCTCTACCCCAAGGGCATCAAAGCAGACGAAAAGCGTCCGGTCGTTGTCTGTCAGCATGGACTGGAAGGGGTTCCCATGGACACCATCAGCGGACCGGGGACAGAAGGTTACCCCTATTACAAAGGCTTCGCCGCGGAACTGGCACGTCGTGGCTTCATCGCCTATTCACCACAGAATCCTTACCGGGGCAAAGACCGATTCCGGACACTTCAGAGAAAATCCAACCCATTGGGTCGGTCTCTTTTCAGCTACATCATTCCTCAGCATCAGGTCACACTGAAATGGCTCGCTTCGCTGCCTGCCGTGGATCCCAACCGGCTGGCGTTTTACGGTCTGTCGTACGGCGGGAAAACGGCCGTTCGGGTTCCCCCGATGCTGACATCAAAAGAAGGCCGACCAGGTTACTGTCTGTCGATCTGTTCTGCTGACTTCAATGAATGGGTGACCAAGAACGCCAGCGTCGATCTGCCGTTCTCTTATGTCTTCACTCATGAATACGAGATCTTCGAGTGGAATATGGCACACGTCGCCAATTACGCCGAACTGTCAATGCTGATGACACCCCGTCCGTTCATGGTCGAGCGTGGTCATGACGACGGAGTGGGGCTGGATGAGTGGGTGAGCTTTGAATATGCCAAAGTCCGGCGGCACTACTCCAAGCTGGGAATCCCCGAGCAGACAGAGATCGAGTTCTTCAATGGCCCACATACGATCAATGGCAAGGGGACCTATGACTTCCTCCATCGTCATCTGAACTGGCCAAAGAAATAG